CCTCCATGCGATCCGTCCCAATCCCACGCGCGCCGGAGCCACGATTCGCTACGACGTGCCCCGCGGCGGAAACGTCGCGCTTCGCGTGTACGACGCGCAGGGACGCTGCGTGCGCGTGCTCACGGAGGGATGGACGGCCCCGGGACGGCGGTCGCTGTCATGGGATGCGCGTGACGCGCGGGGCGCGCCGGTCTCTGCAGGACTCTACTTCGTACGACTGTCGATCGCGGAGTTGAGCGCGACGCAGAAGCTGCTCATTCTTCGCCAGTAGACGGGTCGTCGGTCCAGATGCTCCTGGATCGCGTCTCGGGCATCAGGAACAAGCCGAGAAGAAACGTCACCGCCGGCACGATGATCGGATAGGCCAGCGCCGACAGCAGACTTCCGCTCGACAAGTACGCCGAGGTGGT
The Candidatus Eisenbacteria bacterium DNA segment above includes these coding regions:
- a CDS encoding T9SS type A sorting domain-containing protein; this translates as LHAIRPNPTRAGATIRYDVPRGGNVALRVYDAQGRCVRVLTEGWTAPGRRSLSWDARDARGAPVSAGLYFVRLSIAELSATQKLLILRQ